A DNA window from Hordeum vulgare subsp. vulgare chromosome 1H, MorexV3_pseudomolecules_assembly, whole genome shotgun sequence contains the following coding sequences:
- the LOC123429507 gene encoding inactive protein RESTRICTED TEV MOVEMENT 2-like, with amino-acid sequence MAATAGRAYEDFVPPHNMVTEPATHTLSVDLTAAGYKKEHIRVQLVRSHGLVVVRGERAVAGNRWSRFRLELSVPDGCDVKGIHARFEGGVVRVTMPGLRTGPAAAVKEKEEPPAAKADASAGDKENEKVQRQSAEERGANAVKDSGRLDRGQGTPAHDVRGVEAPAPAPASGRGYSYLPERRKLVTTVVGAVLVLFSLGIYVRYSFGP; translated from the exons ATGGCCGCCACCGCTGGCCGCGCGTACGAGGACTTCGTGCCGCCGCACAACATGGTCACCGAGCCGGCGACCCACACCCTCTCCGTTGATCTCACCGCCGCAG GGTACAAGAAGGAGCACATCAGGGTGCAGCTGGTCCGCAGCCACGGGCTGGTGGTCGTGCGCGGCGAGCGCGCCGTCGCGGGCAACCGCTGGAGCCGCTTCCGCCTGGAGTTGAGCGTGCCCGACGGCTGCGACGTCAAGGGCATCCACGCGAGGTTCGAGGGCGGCGTCGTGCGGGTCACCATGCCCGGGCTAAGGACCGGGCCGGCGGCCGCGGTTAAAGAGAAGGAGGAGCCCCCGGCGGCAAAGGCTGATGCATCTGCAGGAGACAAGGAAAACGAGAAAGTGCAGAGACAGTCGGCGGAGGAGCGCGGGGCCAACGCGGTGAAAGACAGTGGCCGCCTTGATCGAGGACAAGGTACCCCTGCCCACGACGTCCGCGGAGTGGAGgcaccggcgccggcgccggcttcAGGCCGTGGATACAGCTACCTCCCTGAACGGAGAAAGCTTGTGACTACCGTGGTTGGCGCGGTGCTTGTCCTGTTTAGCCTTGGCATCTACGTCAGGTACAGCTTCGGCCCATGA